A stretch of Mesorhizobium sp. M2A.F.Ca.ET.046.03.2.1 DNA encodes these proteins:
- the groES gene encoding co-chaperone GroES, whose product MAKSNFRPLHDRVVVRRVESESKTAGGIIIPDTAKEKPQEGEIIAVGSGARDEAGKLVPLDVTAGDRILFGKWSGTEVKLNGEDLLIMKESDIMGIIG is encoded by the coding sequence ATGGCAAAGTCGAATTTCCGGCCGCTGCATGACCGCGTGGTCGTTCGTCGGGTCGAATCCGAATCCAAGACCGCGGGCGGGATCATCATCCCGGATACGGCGAAGGAGAAGCCGCAGGAAGGCGAGATCATCGCCGTCGGCTCCGGCGCCCGTGACGAAGCCGGCAAGCTCGTGCCGCTGGACGTCACGGCCGGCGACCGCATCCTGTTCGGCAAGTGGTCGGGCACTGAAGTCAAGCTCAATGGCGAAGACCTTCTGATCATGAAGGAATCCGACATCATGGGCATCATCGGCTGA
- the groL gene encoding chaperonin GroEL (60 kDa chaperone family; promotes refolding of misfolded polypeptides especially under stressful conditions; forms two stacked rings of heptamers to form a barrel-shaped 14mer; ends can be capped by GroES; misfolded proteins enter the barrel where they are refolded when GroES binds), whose amino-acid sequence MAAKDVKFSRDARERMLRGVNILADAVKVTLGPKGRNVVIDKSFGAPRITKDGVTVAKEIELEDKFENMGAQMVREVASKTNDIAGDGTTTATVLAQAIVQEGNKAVSAGMNPMDLKRGIDLAVGEVVAALGKAAKKIKTSEEVAQVGTIAGNGDESVGKMIAEAMQKVGNEGVITVEEAKTAETELEVVEGMQFDRGYLSPYFVTNADKMVADLEDAYILLHEKKLSNLQAMLPVLEAVVQASKPLLIISEDVEGEALATLVVNKLRGGLKIAAVKAPGFGDRRKAMLEDIAILTGGQVISEDLGIKLENVGLNMLGRAKKVSISKENTTIVDGAGKKEEIQGRVAQIKQQIEETTSDYDKEKLQERLAKLAGGVAVIRVGGATEVEVKEKKDRVDDALNATRAAVEEGIVPGGGVALLRASLALTVNGANSDQTAGIAIVRRALQAPARQIAANAGAEASIVAGKILENKGATFGFNAQTGEYGDMIVMGIVDPVKVVRTALQDAASVAGLLVTTEAMIAESPKKESAGGGMPGGMPGGGMGGMGGMDF is encoded by the coding sequence ATGGCTGCAAAAGACGTAAAATTCTCCCGCGACGCCCGTGAGCGCATGCTGCGCGGTGTCAACATCCTCGCCGACGCGGTGAAGGTCACGCTGGGCCCCAAGGGCCGCAACGTCGTCATCGACAAGTCGTTCGGCGCCCCGCGCATCACCAAGGACGGCGTCACCGTCGCCAAGGAGATCGAGCTTGAGGACAAGTTCGAGAACATGGGCGCCCAGATGGTGCGTGAAGTCGCTTCGAAGACCAACGACATCGCCGGCGACGGCACGACCACCGCCACCGTTCTCGCCCAGGCGATCGTTCAGGAAGGCAACAAGGCCGTTTCCGCCGGCATGAACCCGATGGACCTCAAGCGCGGCATCGACCTCGCCGTCGGTGAAGTCGTCGCCGCTCTCGGCAAGGCCGCCAAGAAGATCAAGACCTCCGAGGAAGTTGCCCAGGTCGGCACCATCGCCGGCAATGGTGACGAGTCGGTCGGCAAGATGATCGCGGAAGCGATGCAGAAGGTCGGCAACGAAGGCGTCATCACCGTCGAGGAAGCCAAGACCGCCGAGACCGAGCTGGAAGTCGTCGAAGGCATGCAGTTCGACCGCGGCTATCTCTCGCCCTACTTCGTCACCAACGCCGACAAGATGGTCGCCGATCTGGAAGACGCCTACATCCTGCTGCACGAGAAGAAGCTCTCCAACCTGCAGGCCATGCTGCCGGTGCTGGAAGCCGTCGTACAAGCCTCGAAGCCGCTGCTCATCATCTCGGAAGACGTCGAAGGCGAGGCCCTGGCCACGCTGGTCGTCAACAAGCTGCGCGGCGGCCTGAAGATCGCCGCCGTCAAGGCTCCGGGCTTCGGCGACCGCCGCAAGGCCATGCTGGAAGACATCGCCATCCTGACCGGCGGCCAGGTCATCTCGGAAGACCTCGGCATCAAGCTCGAGAATGTCGGCCTCAACATGCTCGGCCGTGCCAAGAAGGTGTCGATCTCGAAGGAAAACACCACCATCGTCGACGGTGCTGGCAAGAAAGAAGAAATCCAGGGCCGCGTCGCCCAGATCAAGCAGCAGATCGAGGAGACCACCTCGGACTACGACAAGGAGAAGCTGCAGGAGCGTCTGGCGAAGCTCGCCGGCGGCGTTGCCGTGATCCGCGTCGGCGGCGCGACCGAGGTCGAGGTCAAGGAAAAGAAGGACCGCGTTGACGACGCTCTGAACGCGACCCGGGCGGCCGTGGAAGAAGGCATCGTTCCCGGCGGCGGCGTCGCGCTGCTGCGCGCTTCGCTGGCCCTCACTGTCAACGGCGCCAACTCCGACCAGACCGCCGGCATCGCCATCGTTCGTCGCGCGCTGCAGGCTCCGGCCCGTCAGATCGCGGCCAACGCCGGTGCCGAGGCTTCGATCGTTGCCGGCAAGATCCTGGAGAACAAGGGCGCTACCTTCGGCTTCAACGCCCAGACCGGCGAGTATGGCGACATGATCGTCATGGGCATTGTCGACCCGGTCAAGGTCGTTCGCACCGCTCTCCAGGACGCGGCGTCGGTCGCCGGCCTGCTCGTCACCACCGAAGCCATGATCGCCGAGTCTCCGAAGAAGGAGTCGGCTGGCGGGGGCATGCCTGGCGGCATGCCCGGCGGCGGCATGGGTGGTATGGGCGGTATGGATTTCTAA
- the ccoS gene encoding cbb3-type cytochrome oxidase assembly protein CcoS, translated as MTTLIYLIPVALSLGALGLSGFLWALRSGQYEDLDGAVERILIDQDDKPGR; from the coding sequence ATGACGACACTCATCTACCTCATACCAGTCGCGCTATCTTTGGGCGCACTGGGGCTGTCTGGCTTCCTATGGGCGTTGAGAAGTGGCCAATATGAAGATCTTGATGGAGCCGTTGAGCGCATCCTCATCGACCAGGACGACAAGCCGGGACGCTGA
- a CDS encoding cation-translocating P-type ATPase yields MSCCAPGAELALDLTGTTSVLPSGQEIRLASRFVGDGLRQTDLSVPTVHCAACIQTIEKALGNLDRVESARVNLSTKRVSVRWRGDEVPPFVRALGRLGYQVHLFDPEVGGKNKTLSELIRAVAVAGFATGNIMLLSVSVSVWSGAEGATRDLFHWVSALIAIPALAFAGGIFFRSAWNALRHGRMNMDVPIAVGMSLAYAMSLYETINHGDHAYFDASVSLLFFLLIGRTLDHVMRERARTAVNGLSQLAARGAMVLRGEGARDYLPVAEIEPGMQLLIAAGERIPVDGKIIRGSSDLDCSLVSGESTPRNVAPGIPVQAGVLNLTGSLTIEATAAAKDSFLAEMVRLMEAAEGGRSPYRRIADRVSALYAPVVHLTALITFIGWMVAVGDWHLAMTTAIAVLIITCPCALGLAVPIVQVVAARRLFESGIMVKDGSAMERLATIDTAVFDKTGTLTLGQPRLVNASSIDPAVLAIAADMAAHSRHPFSKAVAGFAAAGGQHKFDAVTEHPGFGIEATVTGSIWRLGRRGWARWKALTDSESGHGGTVLTKDGGIVASFVFEDALRPDARAGLAQLNDAGVSVEMLSGDTADACGDVARILGIDRFVSALLPSGKAERIEVLTKAGHKVLMVGDGLNDSPALGAAHVSIAPATAAHVGRNAADFVFLRESLSAVPLALDVSQKARRLIRQNIAIAIIYNAVAVPLAILGHVTPVIAAVAMSASSLLVIGNALRLHRFMPAELTRASSATRSGIRSSARPS; encoded by the coding sequence ATGAGCTGCTGTGCACCCGGCGCGGAACTGGCGCTGGATTTGACCGGTACCACATCGGTCCTGCCGTCTGGCCAGGAGATCAGGTTGGCGAGCCGCTTTGTTGGCGATGGTCTTCGCCAGACCGACCTTTCGGTTCCGACGGTTCATTGCGCAGCCTGCATCCAGACGATCGAGAAGGCGTTGGGAAATCTCGATCGCGTCGAGAGCGCCCGCGTCAACCTGTCGACGAAACGGGTCTCGGTCAGGTGGCGTGGTGACGAGGTGCCACCGTTCGTCCGCGCGCTTGGACGGCTAGGCTATCAGGTGCATCTGTTCGACCCCGAGGTCGGCGGCAAAAACAAGACACTATCCGAACTGATCCGCGCGGTCGCGGTTGCTGGTTTTGCGACGGGCAACATCATGCTGCTTTCGGTCTCGGTCTCGGTCTGGTCCGGCGCCGAAGGCGCGACCCGCGACTTATTCCACTGGGTCTCTGCGCTGATCGCGATCCCGGCGCTTGCCTTCGCCGGGGGCATTTTCTTCCGCTCGGCCTGGAACGCGCTGCGCCACGGCCGCATGAACATGGATGTGCCGATCGCGGTCGGGATGTCGCTCGCCTACGCCATGAGCCTCTATGAGACGATCAATCACGGCGATCACGCCTATTTCGACGCGTCGGTATCGCTGCTGTTCTTCCTGTTAATCGGCCGTACGCTGGATCATGTCATGCGCGAGCGGGCCCGAACCGCCGTCAACGGCCTGTCGCAGCTGGCGGCGCGTGGTGCCATGGTGCTGCGCGGCGAGGGCGCGCGCGACTATCTGCCGGTTGCCGAGATCGAACCGGGAATGCAGCTGCTCATCGCAGCGGGCGAAAGGATTCCTGTCGACGGAAAGATCATTCGGGGATCATCTGATCTCGACTGCTCCCTGGTCTCCGGCGAAAGCACGCCCAGAAACGTGGCGCCAGGCATCCCCGTGCAGGCTGGGGTACTTAACCTTACCGGCTCGCTCACGATTGAGGCGACAGCCGCCGCGAAGGACTCGTTCCTGGCGGAGATGGTTCGATTGATGGAGGCGGCGGAGGGCGGCCGCTCGCCCTATCGACGCATCGCCGATCGCGTCTCCGCCCTCTATGCGCCGGTGGTCCATCTCACAGCTTTAATAACATTCATCGGTTGGATGGTTGCGGTTGGCGACTGGCACCTGGCAATGACGACTGCAATTGCCGTTCTCATCATCACGTGTCCATGTGCGCTCGGCCTCGCGGTGCCGATCGTGCAGGTGGTCGCGGCGCGGCGTCTGTTCGAAAGCGGCATCATGGTGAAGGACGGTTCGGCCATGGAGCGCCTGGCGACGATCGATACGGCGGTGTTCGACAAGACCGGAACGCTCACGCTCGGACAGCCCCGGCTCGTCAATGCGTCGTCGATCGACCCGGCCGTGCTGGCAATCGCCGCCGATATGGCCGCGCATTCGCGTCATCCGTTTTCAAAGGCCGTAGCCGGGTTTGCCGCTGCTGGCGGGCAGCACAAGTTCGATGCCGTCACAGAGCATCCGGGGTTTGGAATCGAAGCCACTGTCACTGGAAGTATCTGGCGACTGGGCCGGCGCGGGTGGGCTAGATGGAAGGCCCTAACCGATAGCGAAAGTGGGCATGGCGGAACAGTCCTGACGAAAGACGGCGGCATTGTCGCATCCTTCGTTTTCGAGGATGCGTTGCGGCCCGATGCCCGGGCCGGCTTGGCGCAGTTGAATGATGCCGGGGTCTCGGTCGAAATGCTGTCGGGCGATACCGCAGACGCCTGTGGCGATGTCGCAAGAATATTGGGAATCGACCGTTTTGTTTCGGCGCTGCTGCCGTCCGGGAAGGCTGAGCGGATCGAAGTGCTGACCAAGGCCGGCCATAAGGTCCTGATGGTGGGCGACGGGCTCAACGACAGCCCAGCGCTGGGCGCGGCGCACGTCTCGATCGCTCCAGCCACCGCCGCCCATGTCGGCCGCAACGCCGCCGATTTCGTGTTCCTGCGTGAAAGCCTTTCGGCGGTACCCCTTGCGCTGGACGTCTCGCAGAAGGCAAGGCGGCTGATCCGCCAGAACATAGCAATCGCGATCATCTACAACGCCGTTGCCGTTCCGCTCGCCATCCTCGGCCATGTCACACCGGTGATCGCGGCAGTCGCGATGTCCGCCTCATCGCTGCTGGTGATCGGAAACGCGCTGAGGCTGCACCGCTTTATGCCCGCCGAGCTGACAAGGGCTTCTTCGGCAACGCGTTCCGGCATACGCTCATCAGCGCGGCCGTCATGA
- a CDS encoding FixH family protein, with translation MSTNTQKTREFTGRHMLLTILGFFGVVIAVNLTMATLASKSWTGLVVENTYVASQQFNKKAKEGRAQAALGWTGNLTIARSEVRYSLSDATGKPVTLHGVKILFRHPAYEAEDKCITLALASAQEFAARDVPKDGVWIVEVDADAGLAELYRDIRRIMISQGALQ, from the coding sequence ATGAGCACCAATACGCAAAAGACGCGCGAGTTCACCGGCAGGCACATGCTGCTCACCATTCTCGGCTTTTTCGGCGTGGTCATCGCCGTCAACCTGACCATGGCGACGCTCGCCAGCAAAAGCTGGACCGGCCTTGTCGTCGAGAACACCTATGTGGCCAGTCAGCAATTCAACAAAAAGGCCAAGGAAGGGCGCGCGCAGGCGGCACTCGGCTGGACCGGCAACCTGACGATCGCTCGGAGTGAGGTCCGCTACAGCTTGAGTGATGCCACCGGCAAGCCGGTGACCTTGCATGGCGTGAAGATACTGTTTCGTCATCCCGCTTATGAGGCCGAGGACAAGTGCATCACTCTTGCCCTTGCTTCGGCTCAGGAGTTTGCAGCACGGGACGTGCCCAAGGATGGCGTCTGGATCGTCGAAGTCGATGCCGACGCCGGTCTCGCCGAGCTCTATCGCGACATTCGCCGGATCATGATTTCGCAAGGAGCGCTGCAATGA